A genomic segment from Nitrospirota bacterium encodes:
- a CDS encoding ammonia-forming cytochrome c nitrite reductase subunit c552, producing the protein MIRKVHLIFAVFFIIAGGYFGVYAERKPAAAKPVDINTCYICHGVVKNLHMSGKHTAVNCSSCHSGLDKHAAAPGPANRPATDTSWETCGQCHGEQYNSFMKGSYHRPARDEKSQLTNRAPNPFWDRIMMGHSFTKEHALTRPHLWMLIDHLAVDRAYGGRFQGRNGWQYILEKGKAWDVLVDRYPETGEHKTFIPQSAAAANPVCLQCKSQDHILNWAYMGDPGKGAKWSRTSNVVELARTLQHGINCYHCHDPHAAKPRIVMDALIDALARPEQDTLWHKDPNRTEIQIVEMGMRGYTRKIALLDRYDTKLQCGQCHVEYTCNPGYDLRNPDISQYTVTMEDRRTNHIPYKEVFDLYEHYVNKTAFLDFQHALTGGLLWKGQHPEAETYYNSKHSRAGAGCNDCHAPKIKNPESGKIYTSHVPLTPRVHLKETCLKCHPLWTEEMATYAIDSIKAYTKGRMRKAEFWLSELIDKIVEAKKGGVDKETIKKAQDQHLRAHILWEWWTAENSDGFHNPEAARESLTRSIDESQKGIRIISEAMAPGRKSN; encoded by the coding sequence ATGATCAGGAAAGTGCATTTGATTTTTGCGGTTTTCTTCATTATTGCCGGAGGTTATTTCGGCGTCTATGCCGAAAGAAAACCGGCTGCGGCAAAACCGGTTGACATTAATACATGTTATATATGCCACGGCGTTGTCAAAAACCTTCATATGTCTGGCAAGCATACAGCAGTTAATTGTTCTTCATGCCACAGCGGACTCGATAAGCATGCGGCAGCTCCAGGCCCCGCAAACAGGCCTGCAACAGACACCTCGTGGGAAACCTGCGGCCAATGTCACGGGGAGCAATATAACAGTTTTATGAAGGGCTCTTACCACAGACCCGCGAGGGATGAAAAATCCCAGCTTACAAACAGGGCGCCAAACCCCTTCTGGGACAGGATTATGATGGGACACAGTTTTACCAAAGAACATGCATTGACCCGCCCGCATTTGTGGATGCTTATCGATCACCTTGCAGTTGACAGGGCATACGGAGGACGGTTCCAGGGCAGGAACGGCTGGCAGTATATTCTTGAAAAAGGAAAAGCATGGGATGTGCTTGTGGACAGATATCCTGAAACCGGAGAACATAAAACTTTTATACCGCAAAGCGCGGCAGCTGCAAATCCTGTCTGCCTCCAGTGCAAGTCCCAGGACCACATTCTTAATTGGGCTTATATGGGGGACCCGGGAAAGGGTGCAAAATGGTCGAGGACATCCAATGTGGTCGAACTCGCAAGGACTTTACAGCACGGAATAAACTGTTATCACTGCCACGACCCGCATGCCGCAAAACCACGGATTGTGATGGATGCATTAATCGATGCCCTCGCGAGACCTGAGCAGGATACACTGTGGCATAAGGATCCGAACAGGACAGAGATACAGATTGTGGAAATGGGTATGAGAGGGTATACGAGGAAGATAGCACTGCTTGACAGGTATGACACAAAGCTTCAATGCGGTCAATGCCATGTGGAGTATACCTGCAACCCCGGCTATGACCTCAGAAATCCCGATATTTCTCAATATACCGTCACAATGGAGGACAGGAGGACAAACCACATCCCCTATAAAGAGGTCTTTGATCTTTATGAACATTATGTGAATAAAACCGCTTTTCTTGACTTTCAGCATGCGCTTACCGGCGGACTTCTCTGGAAAGGGCAGCACCCCGAAGCCGAGACTTATTACAACTCGAAACATTCAAGGGCAGGAGCCGGTTGCAATGATTGCCACGCGCCAAAGATAAAGAATCCGGAATCCGGGAAGATTTATACCTCGCATGTGCCTTTAACCCCGAGAGTTCATCTCAAGGAAACCTGCCTGAAATGCCATCCCTTATGGACGGAGGAGATGGCAACCTATGCAATCGACTCTATAAAGGCATATACGAAGGGAAGGATGAGGAAGGCGGAATTCTGGCTCTCTGAACTCATTGATAAGATTGTTGAGGCAAAAAAAGGGGGGGTGGATAAAGAGACAATCAAGAAAGCACAGGACCAACATCTCAGGGCACATATTCTGTGGGAATGGTGGACTGCGGAAAACTCCGACGGCTTCCATAATCCGGAGGCAGCAAGGGAATCCTTAACGCGCTCTATTGATGAGTCGCAAAAGGGAATCAGAATTATTAGTGAAGCGATGGCTCCAGGGAGAAAAAGCAATTGA
- a CDS encoding transposase, which produces MAKQRIPNGKYTKEFREEAVKLITEGGLSIPEVGRRLSLAPLTITYWVKAHKIGKLAEVGKTQKPLTEVEMENYRLKRELAEVKMELHVVKEEK; this is translated from the coding sequence ATGGCAAAGCAGAGGATTCCAAATGGTAAATACACAAAGGAGTTCAGAGAGGAAGCGGTAAAGTTAATCACAGAAGGCGGGTTGAGTATCCCTGAGGTTGGCCGCAGATTATCATTAGCTCCATTGACAATAACTTATTGGGTCAAGGCCCACAAAATCGGGAAGCTTGCTGAAGTAGGCAAGACACAGAAGCCGCTGACCGAAGTGGAGATGGAGAATTACAGACTCAAGAGAGAACTGGCAGAAGTGAAGATGGAGCTTCATGTAGTGAAGGAAGAGAAATGA